One Littorina saxatilis isolate snail1 linkage group LG1, US_GU_Lsax_2.0, whole genome shotgun sequence genomic window carries:
- the LOC138983465 gene encoding myelin expression factor 2-like, whose translation MADTANASQSKQEDSEEIVIEPETALEEEEEEEAQSQSQNGENKEKDRDKNRRRDRRRSRSPRRSRSRSRDKDRQRKRIVNVSSTRIIVKNMPYELKWQDIKDMFRKEVGDVAYVEMIAGNDGKQKGMAVVEFKDKDTTRKAIETMHQYKVHDRYLVVNEEREKDRRMLQAMGHMPGGGGGGGGGGGGGGRGGMGDMRDRGMGGGMGGLGPSSMGAVGLGMGGGMGPSSMGGMGGMLSTLGAGGLTPEILAQLGIEGPISNTVFVANLDYKVTWHKLKEVFKLAGNVVKADIKEDKSGKSRGMGTVTFEQPWEAVQAVSMFNNQSLFDRRMIVRMDKVPDDQPPPGPKLPSGLKSIGMGLGLGGCPLTNTQLSSVGTGVGMGAGLGASGLGAGGLGGGLGGAAGLGLGVEGLGGLSASSLSALSGLGLGAGLGGLGSMGLGAGLGGMGGGLGKLGIEGLGGMGLDSVLMGGGGGGGGYGGSSDRGGRREERGQRFTRPDNCTVLVKNLPYAVTWQDLRERFREIGEVKFAEIKLEKGRSTGQGLVRFSTEDDALRAIDSMDQTRFEGRTIEVRMYRG comes from the exons ATGGCCGACACCGCAAACGCGTCTCAGAGCAAGCAGGAAGATTCCGAGGAGATTGTAATCGAGCCGGAAACTGCactagaagaagaagaggaggaagaagcaCAATCTCAGTCACAGAATGGCgagaataaagaaaaagatcgagacaaaaacagaag ACGCGACAGAAGAAGATCCAGGTCACCTCGCAGGTCCAGGTCACGATCAAGAGACAAAGACCGCCAGAGGAAACGAATAGTGAACGTCAGCTCAACACGGATCATTGTGAAGAACATGCCGTATGAACTGAAGTGGCAGGACATTAAAGACATGTTCAGAAAAGAGG TTGGGGATGTGGCGTATGTGGAAATGATTGCAGGAAATGATGGAAAACAAAAAGGAATGGC GGTGGTAGAGTTCAAGGACAAAGACACCACAAGAAAAGCTATTGAAACCATGCACCAGTACAAAGTTCATGACAGATACTTGGTTGTCAATGAG GAACGTGAAAAAGACAGACGCATGCTGCAGGCCATGGGTCACATGCCAGGAggcggaggagggggaggaggaggaggaggcggtGGCGGcagaggggggatgggggataTGCGAGACAGAGGCATGGGAGGGGGTATGGGAGGATTAGGACCAAGTAGCATGGGGGCTGTAGGGCTGGGTATGGGAGGGGGTATGGGACCAAGTAGCATGGGGGGAATGGGAGGGATGCTCAGCACTCTTGGTGCAGGGGGACTAACTCCAGAAATTCTGGCCCAGCTTGGCATCGAGGGACCAATCTCCAACACCGTCTTTGTGGCCAAT CTGGACTACAAGGTGACATGGCACAAACTGAAGGAAGTGTTCAAATTGGCTGGCAACGTGGTGAAGGCCGACATCAAGGAGGACAAGAGCGGAAAGTCTCGAGGGATGGGCACTGTCACATTCGAACAGCCTTGGGAGGCCGTCCAAGCTGTCT CAATGTTCAACAACCAATCACTGTTTGATCGGAGAATGATAGTGCGCATGGACAAGGTGCCAGACGACCAGCCCCCACCAGGCCCCAAGCTGCCAA GTGGCCTGAAGTCAATTGGCATGGGTCTGGGACTGGGCGGTTGTCCTCTCACCAATACTCAGTTGAGTT CTGTTGGCACGGGTGTGGGTATGGGAGCAGGGTTGGGGGCGTCTGGTTTAGGCGCTGGGGGGCTGGGAGGAGGGCTAGGGGGGGCTGCAGGCCTCGGCCTGGGAGTTGAGGGCCTGGGGGGTCTTAGTGCCAGTAGTCTCAGCGCACTGTCAGGGCTCGGCTTAGGCGCAGGATTGGGTGGTCTGGGTTCCATGGGTCTTGGCGCAGGTCTCGGAGGGATGGGTGGGGGTCTGGGAAAGCTGGGAATAGAAGGGTTAGGGGGCATGGGGCTGGACTCTGTCCTTatggggggaggaggagggggcggtGGGTATGGGGGTTCCAGTGACCGGGGGGGTCGCCGTGAAGAAAGAGGTCAGCGCTTCACTCGACCCGACAACTGTACTGTCCTTGTCAAAAAT CTGCCGTATGCTGTGACATGGCAAGACCTTCGTGAACGGTTCCGAGAAATTG gtgaGGTGAAATTTGCGGAGATCAAGCTGGAGAAAGGGCGGTCGACAGGCCAGGGCCTGGTGCGCTTCTCTACAGAAGATGATGCTCTGCGGGCTATTG ACAGCATGGATCAAACCCGCTTTGAAGGACGGACCATTGAAGTGCGAATGTACCGAGGCTGA